From one Anoplolepis gracilipes chromosome 8, ASM4749672v1, whole genome shotgun sequence genomic stretch:
- the LOC140668786 gene encoding uncharacterized protein produces the protein MAKTIQAALSPILIVGSFCGLAIFEYPLERPRSYLTCLYFLIAGSIYVYLSYYIFSINRIALYFMLSWTNIIIIFSTTLLMFGSLFYFKKLKTCLYKLSIVDDTLEVLGTSKDYRKLYKWTIRTTIGWILLIFFVNTYDILSLDYKHFSINNICIVFIANHMFHVNALNGLIWGVILRYVSSRFSEINEHVYDLFKDDAMCTRRQNKLILINQQNTEEKRKCRQYMWIIMHVHLELCFISRELNKVFSIQMTLQMASYFAFFVEMCCQSYSIYIHKDADTFQYILDEFNFIWAIVYTAKLFTLNYICQTICDKANETVTILYKLSNDNSDKDLREQILQFILQIKRKEVKFYGMGLFYFGYDFIRTFYAAIATMLIIIMQMHVTYDDLVPYDGN, from the exons ATGGCAAAGACGATTCAGGCAGCGTTGTCACCAATATTGATTGTTGGATCATTCTGTGGCTTGGCCATTTTCGAATATCCTCTTGAACGACCGAGGTCATATCTgacttgtttatattttttaatcgcagGCAGCATTTATGTGTATCTCTCCTATTATATATTCAGTATTAATCGTattgctttatattttatgttatcctggactaatataataataatatttagcaCTACTCTATTGATGTTTGGCagcttgttttattttaag aaattaaaaacgtgtttatataaactttctaTCGTGGATGATACATTGGAAGTACTCGGAACATCAAAGGattatcgaaaattatataaatggacAATTCGAACAACAATAGGATggattttactaattttttttgtcaatacTTACGATATTTTGTCTTTAGACTATAAACATTTCAGcatcaataatatttgtattgtgTTTATAGCGAATCATATGTTTCACGTAAATGCTCTCAATGGTTTAATTTGGGGAGTTATTTTGAG GTACGTAAGCTCCAGATTTAGTGAAATCAATGAGCACGTTTATGATCTGTTTAAAGACGATGCAATGTGCACTAgaagacaaaataaattaattttaattaatcagcaaaatacagaagaaaaaagaaaatgcagaCAATATATGTGGATTATAAT GCATGTTCACCTGGAATTATGCTTTATATCACGCGAGTTAAACAAAGTATTCAGTATACAAATGACACTACAAATGGCATCTTATTTTGCGTTCTTTGTGGAAATGTGTTGCCAAAGTtactcaatatatatacataaagatGCAGatacatttcaatatattctagatgaatttaatttcatctgGGCCATTGTATATACTGCCaaactttttacattaaattatatttgtcaaaCAATTTGCGATaag GCAAACGAGACAGTaacaattctttataaattatctaatgaCAATTCAGATAAAGACTTACGAGAACAG atTCTACAATTTATACTGCAGATAAAACGAAAGGAAGTAAAGTTTTATGGTATGGGCCTTTTCTATTTCGGTTACGACTTCATTCGTACG TTTTATGCGGCAATTGCGACTatgttgataattataatgcaaatGCATGTAACTTATGATGATTTAGTACCGTATGATGGCAATTGA
- the LOC140668824 gene encoding uncharacterized protein yields MFIVLNNHVTSSIWKKIFPSTTHLISVAINIFTTIVSTIMNFYHQEKLMMCIKKLGTVNDTLEQLGTPKAYRKMHIYSKRVLIGWILCSFIANFYDSLWLIITEGKIIWALCEPYLLNHCLNINAFIDFVFIFFLWYIGTRFDKVNEHMRYLLVNEKYVLKNKWKKSVIAPHRYVICDNNYKRKLWTLMHLHLELCHIARELNLIFGIQMTLEMASLITNITVMCFGVNILLMRENISLYEWFGISYWILIFIVRFYVINYICECVKIKAKKIEKIFHQLTNIIRYADIWKEIHQFILQAIQQPLKFTGMDFFYFGNDFLRKLCTTILMYVIIMIQMKVPLF; encoded by the exons ATGTTTATAGTACTCAATAATCATG tGACTTCATCTATatggaagaaaatatttccatcCACGACACATTTGATCTCTGTGGCGATTAACATCTTTACCACTATTGTATCCACGATTATGAATTTCTATCACCAAGAG AAACTTATGATGTGCATAAAAAAGCTTGGTACTGTAAATGATACTTTGGAACAATTAGGCACTCCAAAGGCGTATCGAAAGATGCATATATATTCGAAACGAGTACTAATTGGATGGATTTTATGTAGTTTTATTGCAAACTTTTACGATTCACTATGGCTAATAATAACAGAAGGAAAGATTATCTGGGCATTATGTGAACCTTATTTACTAAATCATTGtcttaatattaatgcattcatagattttgtatttatctttttcttatg gtATATTGGTACTAGATTTGACAAAGTAAACGAGCATATGCGATATTTATTGGTGAACgagaaatatgttttaaagaataaatggaaaaaatctgtaatcgcTCCTCATCGATATGTTATttgcgataataattataagcgAAAATTGTGGACCTTAAT GCATCTTCATTTAGAATTATGTCATATTGCAcgtgaattaaatttaatatttggaaTTCAAATGACTTTAGAAATGGCATCTCTTATTACAAACATAACAGTTATGTGTTTTGGTGTAAATATATTGCTAATGcgagaaaatatatcattatatgaaTGGTTTGGTATAAGCTACTGGATCTTGATATTTATAGTGAGgttttacgtaataaattatatttgcgaatgtgttaaaattaag gctaaaaaaattgaaaaaatatttcatcaactaacaaatattattcgatATGCTGACATTTGGAAAGAG ATTCATCAGTTTATTTTACAAGCGATACAACAGCCATTAAAATTTACTGGAATGGATTTCTTCTATTTTGGCAATGACTTTCTTCGAAAG CTTTGCACGACGATTTTAATGTACGTGATTATTATGATACAAATGAAAGTAcctttattttaa
- the LOC140668826 gene encoding uncharacterized protein — MCLQQLSLVDDTLEILGMSKAYRRLYNWVIRTIMGWIVLIFFINISDSIWLNYEYFSIIRIFVPFIINHLDHVNIFIALIWGILLRYIGSRFQRINEYIRNLFEDAEHIEKRNKLILIAQQRTEANKCKQYIWIIMHVHLQLCLISHELNKVFNIPMTLKMAGYFLTCVDISRQIYRSYIDKDMVIDIGQAIDNAGIFIFGITHNIIFLTLNYICQTLNDKANETITILYKLSNDNLDKDLCEQILQFILQIKQRELKISGMGLFYFGYDFIRKFYMSVMTILVIIIQMHLPNPYHYIPPINSKS, encoded by the exons atgtgtttGCAACAACTTTCGCTTGTGGATGATACGTTAGAAATACTCGGAATGTCAAAAGCATATCGACGATTGTATAATTGGGTAATTCGAACAATAATGGGATGGATtgtactaatttttttcataaatatatctgaCAGTATCTggttaaattatgaatatttcagTATTATTCGTATTTTTGTACCGTTTATAATAAACCATTTGGATCACGTCAATATCTTCATCGCTTTAATATGGGGCATTTTGCTGAG ataCATAGGCTCCAGATTTCAGCGAATTAATGAGTACATTCGTAATCTGTTTGAAGACGCAGAGCATatcgaaaaaagaaacaaattaatcttaattgcTCAGCAAAGAACAGAAGCTAACAAATGCAAACAGTATATATggattataat GCACGTTCATCTGCAACTATGCCTGATATCACATGAATTAAACAAAGTATTCAATATACCAATGACTCTAAAAATGGCAGGTTATTTCTTAACTTGCGTGGACATATCTCGCCAAATTTATAGGTCATATATAGACAAAGACATGGTTATTGATATTGGACAAGCTATAGATAATGcgggtatttttatttttggcattacacataacataatatttctcacattaaattatatctgccAGACGCTTAACGATAAG GCGAACGAGACAATAACAATTCTTTACAAATTGTCCAACGATAATTTGGACAAAGATTTATGCGAGCag attttgcaatttatactgCAAATAAAGCAAAGAGAACTAAAAATTTCTGGCATGGGGCTTTTCTATTTTGGTTATGACTTTATTCGTAAG ttttacatGTCAGTGATGACCATCTTGGTGATCATAATACAGATGCATCTACCAAATCCGTATCACTACATTCCGCCTATCAATTCCAAAAGTTaa
- the LOC140668825 gene encoding uncharacterized protein — protein MWIIMHVHLELCFISRKLNEVFSIQMTLQMASYYVFFVEMCCEIYLIYIQKDAYADVDEDSDEDIVQDFLDIFIYIWAVIYTAKLLALNYICQMICDKANETVTILFKLSNDNTDKDLREQILQFILQIKRKKVKFYGMGLFYFGYDFIREFYAAIATVLIIIIQMNVSYHHLFVYDKEIDES, from the exons ATGTGGATTATAAT GCATGTTCACCTAGAATTATGCTTTATATCACGCAAGTTGAACGAAGTATTCAGTATACAAATGACACTACAAATGGCATCTTATTATGTGTTCTTTGTGGAAATGTGTTGCGagatttacttaatatatatacaaaaagatgCATATGCAGATGTAGATGAAGATTCAGATGAAGATATAGTTCAGGattttctagatatatttatttacatctgGGCCGTGATATATACTGCCAAACTTcttgcattaaattatatctgtcAAATGATTTGCGATAAg gCAAACGAGACCGTAacgattctttttaaattatctaatgaCAATACGGACAAAGACTTACGAGAACAG ATTCTGCAATTTATTCTACAAATAAAAcgaaagaaagtaaaattttatggtatgggacttttctatttcggttatgattttattcgtgag TTTTATGCGGCAATTGCAACTGtgttgattattataatacaaatgaaTGTATCTTATCATCACTTATTTGTGTATGATAAAGAAATCGatgaaagttaa
- the LOC140668823 gene encoding uncharacterized protein, whose amino-acid sequence MSFYYEEKFRLCMKRLAVVNNTLEQLGTPKAYGKMYIHSKQVLVGWIVYSFILSVIGAQWLTDRTIIWALFQFHKYIGTKFDRINEHMRYLLVNEKYISKYKWKKPVITLRRYVICTDDYKRTLWTLMHLHLELCRIVRELNLIFGTQMTFEMASLITNITVICFGVNILLTQYQKSLPLYQWFGISYWISMLVVRLYVINYICECVQVKAKKIEKIFHELTNIIRYADIWKEIQQFILQAMQRPLKFTGMGYFYFGNDFLRKKLMMCINKLGAVNDTLEQLGTPKAYIGTIFDRINEHIRYLLVNEKYVPKYKWKKPVVALRRYVICPDDYKRTLWTSM is encoded by the exons ATGAGTTTCTATTATGAAGAG aaatttagaCTGTGCATGAAAAGGCTTGCTGTTGTAAATAATACTTTGGAACAATTAGGTACTCCAAAGGCATatggaaaaatgtatatacattcgaAACAAGTACTAGTTGGATGGATTGTatacagttttatattaagcgTTATTGGTGCACAATGGCTAACAGACCGAACAATTATCTGGGCATTATTtcaat ttcATAA gTATATTGGTACTAAATTTGACAGAATAAACGAGCATATGCGATATTTATTGGTGaacgagaaatatatatcaaagtatAAATGGAAAAAACCTGTAATCACTCTTCGTCGATATGTTATTTGCACTGATGATTACAAGCGTACATTGTGGAccttaat GCATCTTCATTTAGAGTTATGTCGTATTGTTCGCgagttaaatttaatatttggaaCCCAAATGACTTTTGAAATGGCATCtcttattacaaatataacagTCATATGTTTtggtgtaaatatattattaacgcAATATCAAAAAAGTTTACCATTATATCAATGGTTTGGTATAAGCTACTGGATCTCGATGTTGGTAGTGAGGCTTTacgtgataaattatatttgcgaaTGTGTTCAAGTTAAG gctaagaaaattgaaaaaatatttcatgaactaacaaatattatacgatatgCTGACATTTGGAAAGAG ATTCAGCAGTTTATTTTACAAGCCATGCAACGGCCATTAAAATTTACTGGAATGGGTTACTTCTATTTTGGCAATGATTTTCTTCGAAAG AAACTTATGATGTGCATAAATAAGCTTGGTGCTGTAAATGATACTTTGGAACAATTGGGCACTCCAAAGGC gTATATTGGTACTATATTTGACAGAATAAATGAGCATATACGATATTTATTGGTGAACGAGAAATATGTACCAAAGTATAAATGGAAAAAACCTGTGGTCGCCCTTCGTCGATATGTTATTTGCCCTGATGATTACAAGCGTACATTGTGGACctcaatgtaa